In a genomic window of Pseudomonas putida:
- a CDS encoding adenosine deaminase produces the protein MYDWLNALPKAELHLHLEGSLEPELLFALAERNKIALPWSDVETLRKAYAFNNLQEFLDLYYQGAGVLQTSQDFYDLTWAYLLRCKEQNVIHTEPFFDPQTHTDRGIPFEVVLNGIAAALKDGEQQLGITSGLILSFLRHLSEEQAEKTLDQALPFREAFVAVGLDSSEMGHPPSKFQRVFDRARDEGFLTVAHAGEEGPPEYIWEALDLLKIQRIDHGVRAIEDERLMQRIIDEQIPLTVCPLSNTKLCVFDHMSQHNILDMLERGVKVTVNSDDPAYFGGYVTENFHALHTHLGMTQDQAKRLAQNSLDARLVKP, from the coding sequence ATGTACGACTGGCTGAACGCCCTGCCCAAGGCAGAACTGCATTTGCACCTGGAAGGTTCGCTGGAGCCCGAGCTGCTGTTCGCCCTGGCCGAACGCAACAAGATCGCCCTGCCGTGGAGCGATGTCGAAACCCTGCGCAAGGCCTACGCCTTCAATAACCTGCAAGAGTTCCTCGACCTGTACTACCAGGGCGCCGGCGTGCTGCAAACGTCCCAGGATTTCTACGACCTGACCTGGGCTTACCTGCTGCGCTGCAAAGAGCAGAACGTGATTCACACCGAACCGTTCTTCGATCCCCAGACCCACACTGACCGTGGCATCCCGTTCGAGGTGGTACTCAACGGTATCGCCGCCGCATTGAAAGACGGTGAACAGCAACTGGGCATCACCAGCGGTTTGATCCTGAGCTTCCTGCGCCACCTGAGCGAAGAGCAAGCCGAGAAAACCCTCGACCAGGCGCTGCCGTTCCGTGAAGCCTTTGTCGCCGTCGGCCTGGACAGCTCCGAGATGGGCCATCCGCCGAGTAAGTTCCAGCGCGTCTTCGACCGTGCCCGTGACGAAGGTTTCCTGACGGTCGCTCACGCCGGTGAAGAAGGTCCGCCCGAATACATCTGGGAAGCACTCGACCTGCTGAAAATCCAGCGCATCGACCATGGTGTGCGCGCCATCGAAGACGAGCGCCTGATGCAGCGGATCATCGACGAGCAGATCCCGTTGACCGTGTGCCCGCTGTCCAACACCAAGCTTTGCGTGTTCGATCACATGTCGCAGCACAACATTCTCGACATGCTCGAACGTGGGGTGAAAGTAACGGTGAACTCCGATGACCCGGCGTACTTCGGCGGCTACGTCACCGAGAACTTCCATGCGTTGCACACCCATCTGGGCATGACCCAGGACCAGGCAAAGCGCCTGGCGCAGAACAGCCTGGATGCGCGACTGGTCAAACCTTAA
- a CDS encoding calcium:proton antiporter translates to MFTILKQESFLLLAVLAAMVAFPLEHWLLHSGQTVALSAGLVLIAFIIAASMRVAHQAELLAEKVGDPYGTMILTLAAVLVEVVILAIMMSNEASATLVRDTIYSAVMLDINGILGLAALMGGLKHGEQSYNDDSARSYSVMILTAMGVSMVVPEFIPEVHWKLYSAFTIGAMVVLYALFLRMQVGPHSYFFSYSYPDKRRRKEPVEQEPKPVSLAVSIGILVFGVMVIGALAEVMSKTLDLGLEGTGAPPVITAILVATISAAPEILTALRAALANRMQSVVNIALGASLSTVILTVPVMEAMALYTGQPFQMAMTPVQTVMIFITLIVSAINLNDGETNAIEGMTHFVLFATFIMLSLLGL, encoded by the coding sequence ATGTTCACGATCCTCAAACAGGAAAGCTTTCTGCTGCTGGCGGTACTCGCCGCCATGGTTGCGTTCCCGCTAGAGCATTGGTTGCTGCACAGCGGGCAGACGGTCGCGCTGAGCGCCGGGCTGGTGTTGATCGCGTTCATCATTGCCGCCTCGATGCGCGTGGCCCATCAGGCTGAATTGCTCGCGGAAAAAGTCGGCGACCCCTACGGCACCATGATCCTGACCCTGGCGGCGGTGCTGGTGGAAGTGGTGATCCTGGCGATCATGATGAGCAATGAAGCTTCGGCTACGTTGGTGCGCGACACGATTTATTCGGCAGTGATGCTCGACATCAACGGCATCCTCGGCCTGGCGGCGTTGATGGGCGGGCTCAAGCATGGCGAACAGTCCTACAACGACGACTCGGCCCGCAGCTATAGCGTGATGATTCTTACCGCCATGGGCGTGTCGATGGTCGTCCCGGAGTTCATACCCGAAGTTCACTGGAAGCTGTATTCGGCGTTCACCATTGGCGCAATGGTGGTGCTGTATGCCCTGTTCCTGCGCATGCAGGTCGGCCCGCACAGTTACTTTTTCAGCTACAGCTATCCAGACAAACGCCGCAGGAAAGAGCCGGTGGAGCAGGAGCCAAAGCCAGTCAGCCTGGCGGTGTCCATTGGCATTCTGGTGTTTGGCGTGATGGTGATTGGCGCGTTGGCGGAAGTGATGTCCAAGACTCTCGATCTGGGCCTGGAGGGGACGGGAGCTCCGCCGGTGATCACGGCGATCCTGGTGGCAACCATCTCGGCGGCGCCGGAGATTCTGACGGCATTGCGCGCGGCGCTGGCCAACCGCATGCAATCGGTGGTCAACATCGCATTGGGAGCGTCGTTGTCGACGGTGATCCTGACGGTACCCGTGATGGAAGCGATGGCGCTTTACACGGGCCAGCCTTTCCAGATGGCCATGACGCCGGTGCAGACCGTGATGATCTTCATCACCCTGATCGTCAGCGCAATCAATCTTAATGACGGTGAGACCAATGCCATCGAGGGGATGACGCATTTTGTGCTGTTTGCGACGTTCATCATGTTGTCGTTGCTGGGCCTTTGA